The following are encoded together in the Pseudomonas sp. IB20 genome:
- a CDS encoding fimbria/pilus periplasmic chaperone, with the protein MMLNTRLTAQAFALLVLGLSQGAYAAVGLDRTRVIFDGGKDATSVNITNNNTQLPYLAQGWIEDEAGKKITSPLIVLPPVQRLEPGKQSQVKVQALPAAKSLPQDRETVFYFNLREIPPRSDKANTLQIALQTRIKLFYRPQAITPSQQDLSNPWQEKLTLTLQGERYQVNNPTPYYVTLVDARSTKDGKTVAGFEPLMIPPKGSLPMGPTAKALGAKPYLAYVNDYGGRPLMAFTCTDSTCTVNTQVSAPNE; encoded by the coding sequence ATGATGCTCAACACACGCCTTACCGCACAGGCTTTTGCGCTGCTGGTTCTAGGCTTGAGCCAGGGCGCTTACGCCGCCGTTGGCCTGGACCGCACCCGGGTGATTTTTGACGGTGGCAAAGACGCCACCAGCGTGAACATCACCAACAACAACACCCAGTTGCCGTATCTGGCTCAGGGCTGGATTGAGGATGAAGCGGGTAAAAAAATTACCTCACCCTTGATCGTGCTGCCACCGGTGCAACGCTTGGAGCCGGGCAAACAAAGCCAGGTGAAAGTGCAGGCGCTGCCGGCCGCCAAATCGCTACCGCAGGACCGAGAGACGGTCTTCTACTTCAACCTGAGGGAAATTCCGCCACGCAGCGATAAGGCCAATACCCTGCAGATTGCGCTGCAAACCCGCATCAAGTTGTTCTACCGCCCGCAAGCTATTACGCCCAGCCAGCAAGACTTGTCCAACCCGTGGCAAGAAAAGCTGACCCTCACCCTGCAAGGCGAGCGTTATCAGGTGAACAACCCGACGCCTTACTACGTGACCCTGGTGGATGCGCGCAGCACCAAGGACGGCAAGACCGTGGCCGGCTTTGAGCCGCTGATGATCCCGCCCAAAGGCTCGCTGCCCATGGGCCCAACGGCCAAGGCTCTCGGCGCCAAACCTTATCTGGCCTACGTGAATGACTACGGCGGACGCCCGTTGATGGCCTTCACCTGCACCGACAGTACGTGCACGGTGAACACGCAAGTATCCGCGCCTAATGAGTAG
- a CDS encoding outer membrane usher protein — protein sequence MLNTSKVKNTLRPSLFGGLISLAGTALGAGDIEFNTDVLDLSDRSNIDLSQFARSGFILPGTYSMVVQINSQALSEQSVAFYPPDNDPKGSQACISPALVQQLGLKESDADKLTWWKGGECLDTEGLPGMEVSGDLATSTLSISLPQAYLEYSDINWDPPSRWDEGVPGLLVDYNLTALTSYRRDNGNRNNLSGNGTIGANAGAWRLRADWQGRVEKTRDGGSRPQRLEWSRYYAYRAIPALKARLVVGEDYLYSDLFDSFRFTGAALNSDESQLPPNLRGYAPEVVGVAKTNAKVVISQQGRVLYETLVAAGPFRIQDLNDAVSGRLDVRVEEQDGSVHTSQVDTAGVPYLTRPGRVRYKLATGRPSNLQYGAEGDFFGTGEFSWGVSNGWSLFGGGITDNNYRALSVGVGRDLLAFGAISLDATQSRAEVWNQTLSGKSYRLQYSKNFEEYDSQVTFAGYRFSEKNYLSMSEYLDARHYGMNGERRGEGVYDQYGNYIENWRPIGGSKAQYTVTVNKQFRDLGATVYASYNKQTYWDRPDTHRWNLSVSRYFNLGTVKNMSLSLNTYRTRDYNYKDNGVSLTVSLPLGPTGTLSLDANRGAGTNRFSTRYSDRIDERNSYQLTAANNSASGYLSHVGEQADVNLSVSQQEGNYSSLSMSARGGGTLTADGGALHRSTSTGGTRLMVDTAGVADVPVRGYGTPTRSNAFGKAVIADVSSYQRTAASVDLASLPSNVEATQSVTQLTLTEGAIGYRSLEVISGAKAMAVLRLSDGSSPPFGATVKNLKQQDTGIVNDGGNVYLSGIQAGDQMVVSWGGAEQCRLTLPVILPADGLTDALQLHCQRVVAEPSLPEPTLPQPAALTGNSIDTENTSS from the coding sequence ATGTTGAATACGTCGAAAGTTAAAAATACGCTGCGCCCAAGCTTGTTTGGCGGGTTGATATCACTGGCGGGAACGGCATTGGGTGCCGGGGATATCGAGTTTAATACCGACGTTCTTGATCTGAGTGATCGCTCCAATATTGACTTGTCCCAGTTCGCGCGCAGTGGTTTTATTCTGCCGGGTACTTACTCGATGGTGGTGCAGATTAATTCACAGGCGCTCTCTGAGCAGTCGGTGGCGTTCTACCCTCCCGATAATGATCCCAAAGGCAGTCAGGCCTGTATATCGCCCGCGCTCGTGCAGCAGTTGGGGCTTAAAGAGTCCGACGCAGACAAACTGACGTGGTGGAAAGGCGGGGAGTGCCTGGACACAGAAGGCTTGCCGGGCATGGAGGTCAGTGGCGACCTGGCCACCTCCACACTGAGCATCAGCCTGCCCCAAGCCTACCTTGAATACAGCGACATTAATTGGGACCCGCCCTCGCGTTGGGATGAAGGCGTGCCGGGGCTGTTGGTTGACTACAACCTGACGGCGCTGACCAGCTACCGCAGGGACAACGGCAACCGTAATAATCTCTCAGGTAACGGCACAATTGGCGCCAATGCCGGGGCTTGGCGCCTGCGTGCCGATTGGCAGGGGCGTGTCGAAAAAACACGCGATGGCGGGTCTAGGCCGCAACGGCTGGAGTGGAGTCGCTACTACGCTTATCGCGCCATTCCAGCGCTCAAAGCGCGCTTGGTGGTGGGCGAGGATTACCTGTATTCGGACCTGTTCGACAGCTTCCGCTTTACCGGTGCCGCGCTCAATTCGGATGAAAGCCAGCTGCCACCTAACCTGCGCGGCTACGCCCCGGAAGTGGTCGGCGTGGCCAAGACCAATGCCAAGGTCGTTATCAGCCAACAGGGACGTGTGTTGTATGAAACCCTGGTGGCAGCAGGCCCTTTTCGCATTCAAGACCTCAATGACGCCGTCAGCGGCAGGCTGGATGTGCGGGTGGAAGAGCAGGATGGTTCGGTGCACACCTCTCAGGTCGATACGGCCGGTGTTCCCTACCTGACACGCCCGGGTCGCGTTCGCTACAAACTGGCGACGGGGCGGCCGTCCAATCTCCAGTACGGCGCCGAGGGCGACTTTTTCGGCACGGGTGAATTCTCCTGGGGCGTGAGTAATGGCTGGTCGCTGTTTGGCGGGGGCATCACCGATAACAACTATCGAGCGCTTTCCGTTGGGGTGGGTCGAGACTTGTTGGCGTTCGGGGCCATTTCGTTGGATGCCACACAGTCCCGCGCCGAGGTGTGGAACCAGACGCTGTCGGGTAAATCCTACCGCCTTCAATACTCCAAGAACTTTGAAGAGTACGACAGCCAAGTGACCTTCGCCGGTTACCGGTTCTCCGAAAAAAACTACTTGAGTATGAGTGAGTACCTGGACGCCCGGCATTACGGGATGAACGGTGAACGCCGTGGGGAGGGCGTGTACGACCAGTACGGTAACTACATCGAGAACTGGAGGCCGATTGGCGGCAGCAAGGCGCAGTATACGGTGACGGTCAACAAGCAGTTTCGTGACCTGGGCGCCACCGTCTACGCCAGTTACAACAAGCAGACGTATTGGGATCGGCCGGACACTCATCGCTGGAACCTGTCGGTGTCGCGCTACTTCAATCTGGGCACGGTCAAAAACATGAGCCTGTCCCTGAACACGTACCGCACCCGGGATTACAACTACAAGGACAACGGCGTGTCGCTGACGGTCAGCCTGCCGTTGGGGCCTACCGGCACACTGTCGCTGGATGCCAACCGAGGCGCAGGCACTAACCGTTTTTCAACGCGCTACAGCGATCGAATCGATGAGCGCAACAGCTACCAACTCACAGCCGCCAACAACTCCGCCAGTGGTTATCTGAGCCATGTTGGCGAACAGGCCGACGTCAATCTCAGCGTCAGCCAGCAAGAAGGCAATTACAGCAGCCTGAGTATGTCGGCTCGCGGCGGCGGCACGCTCACGGCTGACGGGGGCGCGTTGCATCGTTCCACCAGTACCGGCGGCACCCGCCTGATGGTCGACACCGCAGGTGTGGCCGATGTACCGGTGCGCGGTTACGGCACACCGACCCGCAGTAACGCCTTCGGCAAGGCCGTCATTGCCGATGTCAGCAGCTATCAACGCACGGCGGCCAGTGTTGATTTGGCGAGCCTGCCGAGCAACGTCGAAGCCACGCAATCCGTCACTCAACTGACTCTCACTGAAGGGGCTATTGGTTACCGCTCGCTGGAGGTGATTTCCGGTGCGAAGGCCATGGCGGTTCTGCGCCTGAGCGATGGCAGTTCACCACCCTTCGGCGCCACGGTGAAAAACCTGAAGCAGCAGGACACCGGGATTGTGAATGACGGCGGCAACGTCTACCTCAGCGGCATTCAGGCCGGCGATCAGATGGTTGTCAGTTGGGGCGGTGCCGAGCAATGCAGGCTCACGCTTCCGGTCATTTTGCCCGCTGATGGCTTGACCGACGCCTTGCAACTGCACTGCCAAAGAGTCGTTGCTGAGCCGTCCTTGCCCGAACCCACCTTGCCCCAACCAGCCGCGCTGACTGGCAACTCTATCGACACGGAGAACACATCCTCATGA
- a CDS encoding PadR family transcriptional regulator codes for MRDHPHQRDGFDPRAGRGRGPRVFAPGDLKLLLPALIAEQPCHGYDLIRQIESLFDGAYTPSPGVIYPTLTFLEESDLIQGDADGGKKRYTITDAGRLFLSEQAVALDGVRMRIDVSKRALRGQDRPPEIHEAVHNLRHALHSHHGQWSPEEIVRVAALLNGTAQAIADGKNQ; via the coding sequence ATGCGAGACCATCCTCACCAGCGCGACGGTTTTGACCCCCGCGCCGGCCGCGGTCGCGGCCCCCGGGTGTTTGCACCCGGTGATTTGAAACTGCTGCTGCCAGCCCTCATCGCCGAACAGCCGTGCCATGGCTATGACTTGATCCGCCAGATCGAAAGCTTGTTCGACGGCGCCTACACCCCAAGCCCCGGCGTGATCTACCCGACCCTGACCTTTCTGGAAGAGAGCGATTTGATCCAGGGCGACGCCGATGGTGGAAAAAAACGTTACACAATCACCGACGCCGGTCGTCTCTTCTTAAGCGAGCAAGCCGTTGCGCTGGACGGTGTGCGCATGCGCATCGACGTGAGCAAGCGCGCGCTGCGGGGCCAGGACCGCCCACCCGAGATCCACGAAGCGGTGCACAACCTGCGCCACGCCTTGCATTCGCACCACGGGCAATGGAGCCCGGAAGAAATCGTTCGTGTCGCGGCGCTGCTCAACGGCACCGCTCAAGCTATTGCCGACGGGAAAAACCAATGA
- a CDS encoding fimbrial protein, which produces MAKSTGSWAILVAGGLLWAASQGVQADTNLTIRAVIIAAPPCVINSGGTLDVPFGNDLLTSRIDGVNYRRAVPYTVVCDSPFNNAMTLELKGTAASFDRNVLLTRKPDLGVKLFVNGADWPLNTAVNFTHPNFPTVQAVPVKRAGSTLTGGAFDAAATLVVDYQ; this is translated from the coding sequence ATGGCTAAGTCAACCGGCTCGTGGGCCATTCTTGTCGCGGGCGGCCTGCTGTGGGCGGCCAGCCAAGGTGTGCAGGCCGACACCAACCTGACCATCCGCGCGGTCATCATCGCGGCTCCGCCGTGTGTCATTAACAGCGGCGGTACGCTGGATGTGCCGTTTGGCAATGACCTGCTGACGTCACGGATTGACGGGGTCAATTACCGTCGAGCGGTGCCTTACACCGTCGTCTGTGATTCGCCCTTCAACAACGCGATGACCCTGGAACTCAAGGGCACAGCGGCTTCGTTTGACCGCAACGTGCTGTTGACGCGCAAGCCGGACCTTGGGGTGAAGCTGTTCGTGAACGGTGCCGATTGGCCGCTGAACACTGCGGTGAATTTTACTCACCCAAACTTCCCAACCGTGCAGGCGGTGCCCGTCAAGCGGGCTGGCAGCACGCTGACGGGCGGGGCTTTTGATGCCGCCGCCACCCTTGTGGTCGATTACCAATGA
- a CDS encoding fimbrial protein, whose protein sequence is MNTFISLAIASSLMLLLSPCAFAQAPAQGEGVVTLGGEVVDSACGLELASVDQAIDMTPEPIGRLLRNARGEVHPFELRLVNCSLSRPDPSRPGASLPDWQHMRVTFDAPTDRAGQSFALFGNSEGVALHIADALGQESVPGVPMALVPLVDGDMTLSYTMWLVGNGSPLTAGPHSAAVRFKLEYF, encoded by the coding sequence GTGAACACATTCATAAGTCTCGCTATTGCCTCTTCCTTGATGTTGCTCCTCAGCCCTTGCGCTTTCGCCCAGGCGCCTGCGCAAGGCGAGGGTGTGGTCACGCTCGGAGGCGAGGTCGTTGACTCAGCCTGCGGGCTGGAATTGGCCAGTGTCGATCAAGCCATCGATATGACCCCTGAACCGATCGGCCGGCTGTTGCGCAACGCGAGGGGCGAGGTACATCCCTTCGAGCTGCGTTTGGTCAATTGCTCACTGAGTCGTCCCGACCCGTCGCGCCCCGGTGCAAGCCTGCCGGATTGGCAGCATATGCGCGTGACGTTTGACGCACCGACGGACCGAGCCGGGCAATCCTTTGCGCTGTTTGGCAACTCAGAGGGGGTGGCGCTGCATATTGCCGACGCTTTGGGCCAGGAGAGTGTGCCGGGCGTGCCAATGGCGTTGGTTCCATTGGTGGATGGCGACATGACGCTTAGCTACACGATGTGGTTGGTCGGCAACGGATCACCACTGACGGCCGGGCCTCACAGCGCCGCAGTGCGGTTCAAGTTGGAATACTTTTGA
- a CDS encoding fimbrial protein, with protein MKSHNVKLLGGVLLALAGRAYAEDVEGMNGMLNVSGSMHEMPCSLEMTSQHQTIDLGALSTSRLQRPGDQAATVVFQLRFADCQRSAGGIRNERTGNLTWSAHQPVVSVMFFAPADADDSRLVKVQGITGMGLRLTDSLGRDVQLGSRGQPLFLPLGGSTQTWNVQPTRTSAPLTSGAFRTVVDFRLNYE; from the coding sequence ATGAAGTCGCATAACGTGAAGCTCTTGGGCGGTGTGTTACTGGCCTTGGCAGGGCGCGCCTACGCCGAGGATGTCGAAGGCATGAATGGAATGCTCAACGTGAGCGGGTCCATGCACGAAATGCCGTGCAGCCTGGAGATGACCTCGCAGCATCAAACGATTGACCTGGGCGCTCTATCAACCAGCCGCCTGCAGCGGCCCGGTGATCAGGCCGCAACGGTGGTCTTTCAACTGCGGTTTGCCGATTGCCAACGCAGCGCGGGCGGCATCCGTAATGAACGCACGGGGAACCTGACGTGGAGTGCCCATCAACCCGTGGTGTCGGTGATGTTTTTTGCGCCCGCCGATGCCGATGACTCACGGCTGGTCAAAGTGCAAGGCATCACCGGGATGGGCCTGCGCTTGACCGATTCCCTAGGCCGGGATGTACAGCTGGGCTCAAGGGGCCAACCGCTGTTTTTGCCCTTGGGCGGCAGCACCCAGACCTGGAATGTCCAACCCACGCGCACCTCCGCGCCGTTGACCAGCGGGGCATTTCGGACCGTGGTGGATTTCAGGCTCAATTATGAGTGA
- a CDS encoding fimbrial protein: MRINGAFLNTPVQTGIRVVTIPNNGAAYPINITPYILMRNNPSTPIDVRIGDTLGLLRLTATNNYNGASADLTVTYTAANNFTVSPSTCTINNNNPIEINFGDVHQRAIGSDPLTTSIRSDRRLTYACPDGGITTPITITYKGTPSSFDNRLLRMTNADVGTAMVRGGSAVQVGGSFLTRITNSVGGDDVTFSLVRRAGSLPTPGAISAEVGRQAQARVEAEAFARMRTGQTGRVRQTLDIDRATITRPFARRLFFRAGPLPAGTAFGSPASSTA; this comes from the coding sequence TTGCGAATCAATGGTGCTTTCCTCAACACCCCGGTTCAGACGGGTATACGGGTGGTCACGATTCCCAACAATGGGGCCGCTTACCCGATCAATATCACGCCCTATATTCTGATGCGTAACAATCCGTCCACTCCGATCGATGTTCGAATCGGCGACACCCTCGGGCTGTTGCGCCTCACCGCCACCAACAACTACAACGGAGCCTCGGCGGATCTTACGGTGACGTACACTGCCGCCAACAACTTCACCGTCTCGCCATCAACCTGCACGATCAATAACAACAACCCCATCGAGATCAACTTCGGTGACGTACACCAGCGAGCCATCGGCAGCGATCCGCTGACAACCTCCATCCGCAGCGACCGCAGGCTTACCTATGCCTGCCCGGACGGCGGGATTACTACGCCGATCACCATCACTTACAAAGGCACCCCATCGTCGTTCGACAACCGCCTACTGCGGATGACCAATGCTGACGTGGGCACGGCCATGGTCCGTGGGGGCAGTGCCGTTCAAGTCGGCGGCTCGTTCCTGACGCGCATCACCAACAGTGTGGGTGGGGACGATGTGACGTTTTCTCTGGTTCGGCGAGCGGGGTCCTTGCCGACGCCTGGCGCCATCAGTGCGGAGGTGGGGCGCCAGGCCCAAGCCCGGGTCGAGGCCGAGGCGTTCGCCCGTATGCGCACCGGCCAAACCGGGCGTGTGCGCCAGACCCTGGACATTGACCGGGCAACGATTACCCGGCCTTTTGCCCGGCGGCTGTTTTTCCGTGCGGGCCCTCTACCGGCAGGCACAGCGTTTGGCTCCCCGGCTTCAAGTACGGCATAA
- a CDS encoding siderophore-interacting protein — protein sequence MNTQAIHRVTHEIKRRRLHVLRVVDITPRMRRITLGGPELAGFISLGSDDHIKLLFPQNAAEQAALQSPTFNIKGEGPQPAMRDYTPRRFDLSLGELDIDFVLHGDGPASTWAEQVQVGQHLYIGGPRGSMIVPDIFDSYLLIGDETALPAIARRLEELPAGRKVLAVIEIANAAEQQSLKSAADVEVIWVIRGQGDLLETVRTLTLPSGSLYSFVATETKLSRQVRRVLLDTHQVNEAFLKAVGYWRAEGSEEE from the coding sequence ATGAATACGCAAGCTATCCACCGCGTTACCCACGAAATCAAACGGCGTCGCCTGCACGTGCTGCGGGTGGTCGACATCACCCCGCGCATGCGCCGCATCACCTTGGGCGGGCCGGAACTGGCAGGGTTTATCAGCCTGGGCAGCGACGACCACATCAAGCTGCTGTTCCCGCAGAACGCCGCCGAACAGGCCGCACTGCAAAGCCCGACCTTCAACATCAAGGGCGAGGGCCCGCAACCGGCCATGCGCGACTACACGCCACGGCGCTTCGACCTGAGCCTTGGCGAGTTGGACATCGACTTCGTGCTGCACGGCGATGGCCCTGCCTCAACCTGGGCCGAGCAGGTGCAGGTCGGCCAGCACCTGTACATCGGCGGGCCACGCGGCTCGATGATCGTGCCGGATATTTTTGACAGCTACCTGCTGATCGGCGACGAAACCGCCCTGCCCGCCATTGCGCGGCGCCTGGAAGAATTACCGGCGGGCCGTAAGGTGCTGGCAGTGATTGAAATCGCCAATGCGGCGGAACAGCAATCGCTGAAAAGTGCTGCGGATGTGGAGGTGATCTGGGTGATACGCGGCCAGGGCGACCTGCTCGAGACCGTTCGCACACTGACACTGCCGAGCGGTTCGCTGTACAGCTTCGTGGCGACGGAAACCAAGCTGTCGCGCCAAGTGCGGCGTGTGCTGCTGGACACGCATCAGGTCAATGAAGCGTTCCTCAAGGCCGTGGGTTACTGGCGTGCGGAAGGTAGCGAAGAAGAGTAA
- a CDS encoding fimbrial protein: MRYQWVHKGWPRVGLAVLLSVGLTPQGQAADNLSFKGNLVEEACTIRPGDEAITLELWDVTSKHLYINTRTQGKGFKLHLEDCDTTIGKTVTILFGGTENTALPGLFALDGGSGASGIGVGLETVANKPLPLNAVSDEQVLIDGNNVIDLKAYVQGEPQAIRDETIGHGTFTVTSTFTLDYP; this comes from the coding sequence ATGCGATATCAATGGGTTCATAAGGGGTGGCCACGCGTCGGGCTGGCCGTACTGCTCAGCGTTGGCCTGACCCCCCAGGGGCAAGCAGCGGACAATCTGAGTTTCAAGGGCAACCTGGTGGAAGAGGCCTGCACTATCCGGCCGGGCGACGAAGCCATCACGCTGGAACTGTGGGACGTGACCAGCAAGCACCTCTACATCAACACGCGCACGCAAGGTAAGGGTTTCAAGCTGCACCTGGAGGACTGCGACACCACCATCGGCAAGACGGTCACCATCCTCTTTGGCGGCACGGAAAACACCGCGCTGCCCGGCTTGTTCGCGCTCGATGGTGGCAGTGGCGCCTCAGGCATTGGCGTGGGCCTGGAGACCGTCGCCAACAAGCCGTTGCCCTTGAATGCCGTCAGTGACGAACAGGTATTGATTGACGGCAACAATGTGATCGACCTCAAGGCTTATGTGCAGGGTGAGCCGCAGGCCATCCGGGATGAAACCATCGGGCATGGGACGTTCACGGTGACTTCTACTTTTACGCTGGACTATCCCTAA
- a CDS encoding fimbrial protein, with amino-acid sequence MTCWQQRALLALCSIGLCSGASANLTFSGTLNEPPPCTIDAGNTIEVDFGDVGVKRVDGERYRRAVAYTINCSAATLPWELKLSVNGTATTFDGAAVQSSVPALGIRLFQNNVPFLLNTPLDITVSSPPVLEAVPVKQPGANLTPARFTAVATLLAEYE; translated from the coding sequence ATGACCTGTTGGCAGCAGCGAGCGTTGCTCGCCTTGTGTTCCATCGGCCTTTGCAGCGGTGCGTCGGCCAACCTGACGTTCAGCGGTACGTTGAACGAGCCCCCGCCGTGCACGATTGATGCGGGCAACACGATTGAAGTGGATTTTGGCGATGTGGGGGTCAAGCGTGTCGACGGTGAGCGATACCGCAGGGCGGTTGCCTACACCATCAACTGTAGCGCCGCCACGCTGCCGTGGGAACTGAAGTTGAGTGTCAACGGTACCGCCACGACGTTTGACGGCGCAGCGGTGCAGAGCAGCGTGCCTGCGCTGGGCATTCGGCTGTTTCAGAACAACGTGCCGTTTTTACTCAATACGCCACTGGATATCACCGTGTCGTCACCGCCGGTATTGGAAGCCGTCCCCGTCAAACAACCCGGTGCAAACCTGACCCCCGCAAGGTTTACAGCGGTGGCCACGCTGCTGGCGGAATACGAGTAG
- a CDS encoding fimbrial protein — translation MKTALLSIGLLMGSTSVALAADGTVTFLGSVHSGACSIKPDSVDQTVNLGAIAKHQLESGGKSEARRVLIELEGCDLTGLTDNTVTTTFTAAPSSAVPGAIGTVGGAGGVGIMMSHGGKAIELGVPTTPQAISTGNNTLEFGAYVQGAATGAIVPGGFSAVTNFTLAYQ, via the coding sequence ATGAAAACTGCGCTGTTGTCTATCGGGCTGCTGATGGGTTCGACTTCCGTTGCTCTTGCGGCCGATGGAACGGTTACGTTTTTGGGTTCGGTCCACTCCGGTGCTTGCTCTATCAAGCCTGACTCTGTTGACCAGACAGTTAACTTGGGTGCGATCGCCAAGCATCAGCTGGAATCGGGCGGCAAGTCTGAAGCCCGGCGCGTGCTGATCGAACTTGAAGGCTGCGACCTGACTGGCCTCACCGATAACACGGTGACGACCACCTTCACCGCTGCACCTTCCAGCGCTGTTCCGGGTGCGATTGGCACCGTGGGTGGCGCGGGCGGCGTGGGCATCATGATGAGCCATGGCGGTAAAGCCATTGAACTGGGCGTACCGACCACCCCGCAGGCCATTTCCACCGGTAATAACACGTTGGAATTCGGTGCCTATGTACAAGGCGCGGCAACCGGCGCAATCGTCCCAGGTGGTTTCAGCGCAGTCACCAACTTCACCTTGGCTTATCAGTAA